A region of the Thiomicrorhabdus sp. genome:
TAACGAATATTTATTTAGAAGAGCTTTATAAGTTTTGTACTGAAATACAAAATTAAAATAATTGCATAGGAAAATGCAATGAAGAAGTTCATCAAGGTTAAAGTAAATATATGTTTATGTTAAGCTTTTAATTGTATGATTGATTTTAACTCAAAGAAGAGGTATCAGTATGAATACAACCATCGGCTATGCAATCCTTGCAGATCTCGGAAACATTAAAGTCTTTTCGATTGATCAAACAGAGCAAAAAACAGTTTCGTTACACGCTTATCAGTCTATTGAAAATGCCGAAAGCCACGCTAAACTCTCTGAAATCTATAGCGATAAAGCTGGAAACTTTTCCAACTCAGTCTCAAGCAGACAAAGTTCCTATGAAAGTAAAGAAGGAATGAAGCAAACTCAACAGCTAATCGAAAATTTGAGTGCGTTTATCAATGAATTTGCAGAGCAGCATAATCACAAACTCTACCTGTCCGTATCGAATCCTATTCACACACAAATCAAAGAAAAACTAAGTGATTCAACTCTTGCCAAAATCAAAGCCTTTTTAGCTAAAGATCTTACCCAACAAAAAATTGAAAATATAATGAAAGCCTTTGAGCTCTAAAAACTGCAACAATCAAAAGCTAAAGTTAACTAGTCATGTTAAATCGGGGTTCTGTGCTAGGCTTCGCTATAAGCTAAGCCGCTAAGCCATAACCCTAAGTACAACTTCAACCCTGACAGCTCAGCGGTTGAAAACCTTAATTTATCCGCCACGTAAATTATCCGCCACATAAACATAAGTCATAAATCACAAATAAAGATGGCAAGTTAAATATCGCTCATTAATTTATGTAATTCAAATTCAGTAAAATCTGATAACTGTCTTAATTTTATATGAGATATATCAAATTTTTCATCTCCAAACTCCATTGGAGATGGAACAGCTACCGTTTTCATATTTGCTTTTTTAGCGGCCATTAGTCCTGAAAATGAATCTTCAATAGCAATACATTTTGACGGTTCAACGTTTAACTTTTTTGCAGTAGATAAATAGACAGCCGGATGGGGTTTACCTTTTTCTACTTCATCAGAAGAGGATATCGCTTGGAAATAACTGGAAATTTCGAGTTTGCTTAACACTACCGAAATCAACTGGGAAGGCGAGTTTGTTGATAAACCTATTTTAAAGTTTCTTTTCTGAAAGAAATCTAGAGCCTCTTTCACTCCACCTATTGCTTGACCTCTCTCGTAAATAAGAGCTTCAACACGGTCAATAACTTCATTTTCAACTTGTTCTAAACTTTTGCCCGACCAAGGAAAATAGCTATACCAAAAAGCGGTAACTTCTTTAGTTGTCATTGCCGCACTTTTAGCTGACAACTCCTCACTTACCTTTACGCCAACAGAAGAAAACACCTGCTTTTCTGCCTCTTTCCACATAGGTTCAGAGTCAATTAAAACACCATCCATATCAAAAATTACTGCTTTCATTTGATGATTTCCATATAACGCCAAGTTAACCACCACACAAACTCATTTTTGAAGCTTATACAACAATGCTTGAAGCTGGCACAAGAACCAGACATTAGGAAGTTTGAGTCTGTGTGTTTTTACGAAAGAGGTTAAAGTTTAGATAAGCACGTGCCCTATTTTTTAGTATGAAATACTAAGCTAGGCACTTTTAGATAACAAAACAACTACTACTTGTAATTACCACCTTTTATATCGGCGGTAAGAACTTATAGAGCAATCCCAAGAGCAATAACACCAACAAGTGCTAATAAGGTCAAAATTTTCCAAGTACGTACAGAACTTTCTAGAGATGCGACACGATCTTCTAAAGAAGCAGGTTTTACTTCAGCTTTTTTATTACGTTTGCTACCACCATCTAAAGGAGTAACAGAATCAGCCTGTGGGCCTTTTTCTGACTCTTTGCTCACAAATTCAACGGCCACACCCTGGCGAATAGGACCATTCCCCTGCCATGCACTTTTGTGAAAAAAGAAGTCTTCTCCACTTTTATCGTCAACAATAAATCCAAAACCTTTTCGGAAGTCAAAACGTTTAATAATGCCTTTGGCCATATATATACTCTTTTAATGTGTAATGAGACAATCTAGATAATGGTGAATTCTAGTTCAATATTGAACTAATTACCAATAATGCTACTATTTTGCAATTAAATTACTCGATAACTGATGAATTAATACCATTAACAGATTATTCAACGACCTGAACCAGGATAAATTGAATCAGAGTAAAGTATTTCTAATTTATATTTATTTCAATAGACTAAAAATTTAATTTTGCTCTGCCCCAATTTTGATGGTTTTATTCTTTTCGCGGCGAAGTATCCATCATAGGAAGTTTATGGAGATCTTTATCCCAATTTGCTTTGCTCGAAATAAAAATGTGGGCGGTAGGCATGATATTGATATCACAATCAAGGCTTCCAGCAGGAACCACCAAAAGCTCACCTCCCAATTGAATATTTGGAAGTGCCGACCCGCAAATTGAGCAAAATGCTTTACTGTGTTGAGTTGAAGGCAATGTAAAATTTGTGACCTTATCGACTCCTGACAACCATTTCAACTTCGCAGTAGAAGAAAAAAGATTGGCTCCATGAGCTGAGCCTGTATCTTTTCGACACCGACTACAATGGCAAAGGTAAAAATTATCAAAATCCCCTTCTATTTCAAAAGTAACCTCACCACAAAGGCATGATCCTGATTGTATACTCATAGATTAACTCTCCATGATTGTGACTGATGCCGCTGGATGTACATTATGCTTTGAGTAAACGACCATTTTAGTAGCAAGAGGCTTGCCCGATTTAAGCACAAACGAACACCACAACAAAATAGGTCGGATTGACCCTTTTGTTATGCCATTTATGCACCGACGCCTTCATTTTCAGTGAAGCGATGAAGAAAGCCTTGTGAAATTTGGCACAACGGGTTCATAGACTCATCATATTGATACAATAATACAAATGATAACCATCTTATATATAGCGATGCGAATGTTGACATTTCTATGATTTCCAACATTGCATCTGGCCCATTCCTATAAGCCTCAACTGAATCGGGGCCACCATGCACACAAGACGATAATTCAGAATATCGAGGAAATATTGAACTTAATATTGGAGCAACCCCCGATTCTTTCATCTTGGTACTTTCAGCTATATAGTGCGTCATGTTTTTATAAGCGAATTGCTCCGTTCTTTTTCTAATTTGGGACGCTGACTTTTCATTCGATATAACCCCAAGCTCTTTCAAGGTTTCCAATGGCGATTTGGTTGGAGTAATTCCCAGTAACGTGTAGCTTTGATGTAGAGCTTTTGTGTAATCGATATTTTCTTGATCTTTACCAAATAACCAATAATCGATTCCAATTTCATCATTATCTAACTCAATACTCTTTAACCAAATGTATTGTGCCTTTATGAAATGCTCAATGATTGATCGGTATAAGATGTTCATAGAATAGTGTTCTTCAATTTTCGCAACTTCGAATATCCCTATTCTTATTGACTCTATTTTTGCCAAGAATGATGTCATAGAAAATACTGACAAAGGTTTTTCAAACGTTTTTACCTTAGCGAGAATTGCAGGTAATAATTCGAGATGTGGCTCTAGCATTTCAGCCATATCCTCCAACAACTCTTCTATTTCTAATAATCTATCCATAGCCCCTCAAAGCATAGCATAGCACCTCAATCAGCCGATGCGTCAGAGGCCGACTGAATTTAATTTTTATGTTCTGGCTCTATTAAGCGTTCTACCATCTGATCATATGCTCTTTGTCGCAATTGTAACGCCAACATTACTGAGGAAAACAAAAGGAAAACAAAACTTATAACTGATGTTGATCCATGCCCCAAGCCAAACAACGCAAGAGACAATACCCCCAAAAGACTAAAAAAGCCTATGCTCAATCTCATAAACCAACGATCAATAAACCTAAAAAACCTGTTTCTTGCTATTAGCGTATATTTGAATTCTCCGCCCTCGTAGGAAACTATGCCAGGAGTTTTCTTTAAAGCATAGATAATTTTAGAACATTGTTCATGACGGATGAGTTCAAGAATATCTCCGTAGCTCATTCTAAGGCCATGGATCAGGCGAAATAATTCAGTTACAGAATGAATACTCTCTCTTTGGACAGCTTCTTCAAATTTTTCTAAAAGTTCAGCTTTTATTTTCCTAGCTTGCCCAATATTGAAAAGAATTAGTGCGATTGTTCCAAGCGATGAAACTAGTCCAAACGCTAGCTTTGATAAAACGTCAATATCCATATCTGTCCTTGAGAGCATAATGATTAAACTAAGCGGCTGCACTTCAGTGCAGTCAGCCTGAGTGCTCTGTTAGAAAGTAATCTATTTGTTGTTACGTATAACATATACCAAACCAGCAATAACTAAAACTCCTATTGCAGTGTTAATTATTTGATTACTTTTGGATTGATTATGCATTGCACGATTAACAAAACTTTCACAGTTATTAGTTAAAAGGTTATAAACACCTTTATCACCCTTTTTGATTTCCTCTATAGCTCGTGTTGCAACTGCAATATTTTCTAGCTCACCGTCATTTGGTTCGATTATGATTTCACCATTTTTGCTATATCTGTTTTGAAAATCAGTATATGTGGAAATTTGATAACCATAATGCATATTTTCCGCGATATAAATTTCTTGATCTATTGGCGAATGACCCAGTATCACACCATGATGTTTTGGACCAAGGTGACCTAGAACATTATCAATTGCACCAATAATTCTACAGCCTGTCACATCTATTTGGTTTAAATCCATACTATTCTATATTTCCTTCTAACGCCTAGCTCACACGACGAAAACCGCGAAGCAGTTTTTGGTCGAGTGGAGCTCCGTGCTATACATTATTTTTGTTCCCAACCGACGACCAAGCCATTTTCTAATGTAATTTTAAGGCTATACCGATTCTTTGCAGTTTGGTGATATTTCCAAACTTCTTTAGTTTTTGTTTTTAATACTTTTTGATCAATATCTAATGGTTTTCCAAGTGAATCAATTAACTGCTCTTCATTTTGGCCCTGCCAGAAGCTTTTGCTCATTATTAAGTCTACGATCTCCTTATTCTTGTATTTTTCCATAAGGTGCTCTCTGCGCCATTTTGTTGTGTAATGGATGTAAACCACACCAACAATAACGGCGAGCACTAACCAGTAATACCATTCCATGATGATTTCCTTTTATGTATAACTATTATTAAACATCCTAAACTAGTTATATTACGTACGTCAATCATTTATAAAATGCCGTTTTATAGTCTTATTTAGGAAGCACCTATCTTAGTTAAGTAACTACAGTTTTAGATTTAGGTCGTGAGCATAGTAGCATTAGTCATCCTTCTATCTAAACTCAACAAACCTCTATTATCCTCACCCACTCTCTTCTGTTGTAAATACCTCTAAAAGCGTAAAGGTTTTTATATTGGTTTTACGCTATAATAGCCGCCATTAAATTTACCGCTTTTTGTGATTAAAGGAACTTAACTTATGCAACTTTCAGAATTAACCGCAATTTCTCCTGTAGACGGTCGTTACGGTGCCCGTTTAGATAACCTAAAAGAAATTTTTAGTGAATTTGGTTTGATTAAAAACCGTGTAAAAGTAGAAGTATTTTGGTTGCGTATGTTGGCAAACCACCCTGGTTTTCCTGAGATTCCTAAGTTAAGCTCTGAAGCTGAAAATCACCTAATCAAATTAGTCGATGAGTTCACTTTAGAAATGGCTCAACGTGTTAAAGAAATTGAACGCACTACTAACCATGATGTTAAAGCGGTTGAATACCTAATCAAAGAGCACTTTGCGGGTAATGAAGAGTTAATGGCAGTTTCTGAGTTTGTACACTTTGCTTGTACTTCTGAAGACATCAATAACTTGTCTTATGCCTTAATGCTTAAAGATGCTCGTGAATTTGTGATTATTCCTGAAATGGATAAGTTAATCGCTAAGATGATTGAGATGAGTGTTGATATGGCTAACATTCCAATGATGGCTCGTACTCACGGTCAACCAGCCTCTCCTACTTCTGCTGGTAAAGAGTGGGCTAACGTCGCCTATCGTTTACAGCGTCAAGCTAAGCAGTTAATGAATGTGCAAATCATGGGTAAAATCAATGGTGCAACGGGTAACTATAACGCTCACCTTGCCTCTTACCCTGATGTTAACTGGTATGAGTTGTCAGAACAGTTTGTACAGAGCTTGGGTCTTCTTTGGAACCCTTACACTACACAAATTGAACCGCATGATTACATTGCTGAGTACTTCCACGCAATGTCACGTTTCAACACAATCGTAATCGACTTTGACCGTGATGTTTGGAGCTATATCTCTGTTGGTTTCTTTAAACAAAAAACCGTTGCGGGTGAGATTGGTTCTTCTGCAATGCCACATAAAGTTAACCCAATTGATTTTGAAAACTCAGAAGGTAACTTAGGGATCGCCAACGCAATCTTTGAACACCTTGCAATGAAACTGCCTATTTCAAGATGGCAGCGTGACTTAACTGATTCAACCGTACTGCGTAACTTAGGTGTGGGTGTTGCTCACACAATGATTTCTTTACAAGCCACAATGAAAGGTTTGGGTAAATTAGAAGTGAATGCAGAAGCGATGGCAGATGACTTAGACTCTAACTGGGAAGTATTGGCAGAAGCGATTCAAACAGTAATGCGTCGTCACGGTTTTGAAAAACCTTATGAAAAATTAAAAGACTTAACGCGTGGTCAGCGTGTTAATAAAGAAATTATGCAGAACTTTGTTGATGGTTTAGACGGTTTACCTGAAGACGCTAAACAATATTTACGTGATTTAACACCGGGTACTTATATTGGTAATGCGGCACAGCAAGCACAAAATATAGAGTTGGCAATCACAATGCTAAAAGCCCGTTAATAGAATGCATATCAAGCCTAAAATGGGAATTTTCTTCGTTTAAGAACGGTCGTGTACATTTGTACACTCCCTTATCTTGGCCTCGAACTTTCCTCATTTTAGTCGCAATCTGCTTTTCTATTAATGCTATTAATGCATTATCAGTTTTAAATAAAAACCCACTATGCTTTTACCAGGCCTGGTGGGTTTTTTGTTGGTTTACTTCATTCACATTCTTAGAGAATATTCATTATGATTCAGTTTCAAGATATTGATTTACAAACTTTTCTTTCAGACTATTGGCAAAAGAAACCTTTAGTTATCCGTGGTGCTTTGCCTGATTTTGAAACACCTGTTTCTGCTGAGGAACTTGCAGGTTTGTCTTTGGAAGACGAAGTGGAAAGCCGTATTGTGATTCAAAATAGTGAAAAGGATTACCAGCTTTTAAAAGGCCCTTTTGATGAATCGACCTATGAAAACCTACCTGAAGAGAACTGGACTTTATTGATTCAAGGTATGGATCGTTTAGTACCTGAAGTAACCGATGTGTTAAACGATTTTGATTTTTTGCCTCGTTGGCGTATTGATGACATTATGATTAGTTACGCCACCAAAGGCGGAAATGTTGGCCCACACTTTGATCATTATGATGTGTTTTTATTACAAGCGGCAGGTAAACGTAATTGGAAACTGACTGCTCAAGACTGCTCTGAGGACAATTACATACAAGGCGTGGATTTACGCCTTATGGAAACCTTTACCGTTGAAGAAGATTATGTGTTTGAAAAAGGCGATATTCTGTATATCCCACCAAAATGGGGTCATCACGGTGTGGCTTTGGACGACGAGTGCATGACCTACTCTATTGGCTACCGTACTTATCGCGGGCAAGAACTTTGGGATAGCTTTGGTGATCATCTGTCTGAAATGGCATGCTTTAAGGATTTGTATATGGATCCACAATGGCAAGCTAACCTTAATCCTGGCGAAATCACCAATGCGGCCGCTGACCAAGCACAACAATTATTAACCAGTGTTTTAGAAGATAAAACGTTAATAAAAACCTGGTTTGGTCGTTTTGCCACTCAGTTAGACCAAGTGGCGGCACAGCAATTACCAGAACCTTTAACCGAAGAAGAAACCCCTGATATTGAAGATTTTATGGGGGCGTTACAAGTTGAAGTTGGATTAATTAAAGACCCAGTTTGTCGTTTTGCGTATGCTGACATTGAGGGTGAAGTAAAAAATGAAACTAAACTTTATATTAATGGTGCTATTTGGAATACCTTTAATGCCAGCGATAAATTTATTGCCAAACTTGCTAACCAGTCATTTTTAACTCAAGAAGAGATTATGTTGGCTGGCGAGAATGAAGGTAATATTAAATTGCTATTTGATTTATGGAAACTTCAGTACTTGGTATTTATAGAGTAACTTAAAAGCATAACTCAAAAGAACAACTTAAAAAAACAACTGAATGACATAAAAAAAGGGAATTGAATTCCCTTTTTTTATTTTAAATCAGAATGTTACAAAACTTATCACTCTACTTTTCTATCATACACTTTGAATAACTTGAGCTATCCATCTCAACCACTTCAACCGTTATTACCATTGAATGTTTAACTAATGATTGATTACTTTGGCCAATATATTGATTTAGAGAAGTTAATATCGCTTGAGATAACGTCTGTTTTTCAATATCCGTTTTACCTACATGCGTTTTACAAACCGCATGTATAAAACCCGTATTAATTAATCCAAGTTTATAAAACTCAGTAGCATAAGTTCTGACTTTTATATTCTCTGTATTAACAATATTGGTATTTGCCACTGCTTCAAATACACAAT
Encoded here:
- a CDS encoding cold shock domain-containing protein, which produces MAKGIIKRFDFRKGFGFIVDDKSGEDFFFHKSAWQGNGPIRQGVAVEFVSKESEKGPQADSVTPLDGGSKRNKKAEVKPASLEDRVASLESSVRTWKILTLLALVGVIALGIAL
- a CDS encoding host attachment protein; this translates as MNTTIGYAILADLGNIKVFSIDQTEQKTVSLHAYQSIENAESHAKLSEIYSDKAGNFSNSVSSRQSSYESKEGMKQTQQLIENLSAFINEFAEQHNHKLYLSVSNPIHTQIKEKLSDSTLAKIKAFLAKDLTQQKIENIMKAFEL
- a CDS encoding cupin domain-containing protein, with amino-acid sequence MIQFQDIDLQTFLSDYWQKKPLVIRGALPDFETPVSAEELAGLSLEDEVESRIVIQNSEKDYQLLKGPFDESTYENLPEENWTLLIQGMDRLVPEVTDVLNDFDFLPRWRIDDIMISYATKGGNVGPHFDHYDVFLLQAAGKRNWKLTAQDCSEDNYIQGVDLRLMETFTVEEDYVFEKGDILYIPPKWGHHGVALDDECMTYSIGYRTYRGQELWDSFGDHLSEMACFKDLYMDPQWQANLNPGEITNAAADQAQQLLTSVLEDKTLIKTWFGRFATQLDQVAAQQLPEPLTEEETPDIEDFMGALQVEVGLIKDPVCRFAYADIEGEVKNETKLYINGAIWNTFNASDKFIAKLANQSFLTQEEIMLAGENEGNIKLLFDLWKLQYLVFIE
- the purB gene encoding adenylosuccinate lyase, which codes for MQLSELTAISPVDGRYGARLDNLKEIFSEFGLIKNRVKVEVFWLRMLANHPGFPEIPKLSSEAENHLIKLVDEFTLEMAQRVKEIERTTNHDVKAVEYLIKEHFAGNEELMAVSEFVHFACTSEDINNLSYALMLKDAREFVIIPEMDKLIAKMIEMSVDMANIPMMARTHGQPASPTSAGKEWANVAYRLQRQAKQLMNVQIMGKINGATGNYNAHLASYPDVNWYELSEQFVQSLGLLWNPYTTQIEPHDYIAEYFHAMSRFNTIVIDFDRDVWSYISVGFFKQKTVAGEIGSSAMPHKVNPIDFENSEGNLGIANAIFEHLAMKLPISRWQRDLTDSTVLRNLGVGVAHTMISLQATMKGLGKLEVNAEAMADDLDSNWEVLAEAIQTVMRRHGFEKPYEKLKDLTRGQRVNKEIMQNFVDGLDGLPEDAKQYLRDLTPGTYIGNAAQQAQNIELAITMLKAR
- a CDS encoding GFA family protein, with translation MSIQSGSCLCGEVTFEIEGDFDNFYLCHCSRCRKDTGSAHGANLFSSTAKLKWLSGVDKVTNFTLPSTQHSKAFCSICGSALPNIQLGGELLVVPAGSLDCDINIMPTAHIFISSKANWDKDLHKLPMMDTSPRKE
- the hxpB gene encoding hexitol phosphatase HxpB, yielding MKAVIFDMDGVLIDSEPMWKEAEKQVFSSVGVKVSEELSAKSAAMTTKEVTAFWYSYFPWSGKSLEQVENEVIDRVEALIYERGQAIGGVKEALDFFQKRNFKIGLSTNSPSQLISVVLSKLEISSYFQAISSSDEVEKGKPHPAVYLSTAKKLNVEPSKCIAIEDSFSGLMAAKKANMKTVAVPSPMEFGDEKFDISHIKLRQLSDFTEFELHKLMSDI